Proteins co-encoded in one Conger conger chromosome 4, fConCon1.1, whole genome shotgun sequence genomic window:
- the stxbp3 gene encoding syntaxin-binding protein 3: protein MATGPEYGLKKVVWQRIKETIIADCRKSEIWKIMILDPFTTKILSSCCRMSDLAMDGFTIVEDLFKIREPVPEMKAVYFISPNAKCVEALIGDFKVKPKYKAAYVYFTDYCPDALFNEMKQHCAKYIRVCKEINISFLPLESQVFTCDNADAFRSIYSSHSRDKDETLQKLADQIVTLCATLEENPGVRYKKETTLGISKKLAELVDKKLAQHYELDEKLNKKGKTQAQLLIVERGFDPVSPILHELTYQAMAYDLIPIQNDIYKFKSKGAEKEAQLNESDELWIRLRHMHIAEVSEQIPKLVKEISASKKQQPDGKITISGLTQLMKKMPSFRKQLSEKTVHLNLAEECLEHFQKDVQKLCKVEQDLAVGNDVEGQKVKDPMRTLLPVLLPPSPNDDKKISAHNRIRAVLLYIFSLNGTTEENLSKLIQHGKIEDQKEYILNWKELGVPIISSPSLFSFRKTSRRDHSQEETYNLSRWTPVIKDVMEDAVENKLDSKEWPHLSECPAAWNGSGAVSARQKHKATQEERRSGARLIVFVIGGISYSEMRCAYEVTKAVKSCEVIIGSSHIVTPIRLLDDVQSLSKTPMQSFTITEESSPMPTFTTENESTA from the exons atggcaACTGGGCCAGAGTACGGGCTAAAGAAAGTAGTTTGGCAAA GAATAAAAGAGACAATAATCGCAGActgcagaaaatctgaaatatggaag ATAATGATACTGGACCCCTTTACCACCAAAATCTTGTCATCATGTTGCCGAATGTCAGATCTTGCGATGGACGGGTTTACCA ttGTCGAAGACCTCTTCAAAATCAGAGAGCCTGTTCCTGAAATGAAGGCAGTATACTTCATCAGCCCAAATGCCAAG TGTGTTGAGGCCCTTATCGGTGACTTCAAGGTCAAACCCAAGTACAAAGCAGCATATGTTTATTTCACTGACT ACTGCCCAGATGCATTATTCAATGAAATGAAGCAGCATTGTGCAAAGTATATCCGTGTTTGTAAGGAAATAAACATTTCCTTTTTGCCTTTAGAGTCTCAA gtGTTCACCTGTGACAATGCAGATGCCTTCAGAAGCATTTACAGTTCCCATAGTCGAGACAAAGACGAAACGCTGCAGAAATTAGCAGATCAGATTGTCACACTTTGCGCAACTTTGGAGGAAAACCCTGGAGTCAGATACAAGAA GGAGACAACATTAGGGATTTCAAAAAAGCTTGCTGAACTGGTAGACAAGAAACTCGCCCAACACTATGAATTGGATGAAAAGTTGAACAAAAAG GGAAAGACTCAGGCACAGCTTCTCATTGTTGAGAGAGGATTCGACCCTGTGAGCCCAATCTTGCATGAACTGACATACCAGGCCATGGCCTACGACCTCATCCCCATCCAGAATGACATCTACAA ATTCAAGTCGAAAGGGGCAGAGAAGGAGGCCCAGCTGAATGAGAGCGATGAGCTGTGGATCAGGCTTCGGCACATGCACATCGCAGAGGTGTCAGA ACAGATCCCAAAGCTGGTTAAAGAAATCTCTGCAAGCAAGAAACAACAGCCTGATGGAAAG ATTACGATAAGCGGTTTGACCCAGCTCATGAAGAAGATGCCTTCCTTCCGGAAGCAGCTTTCAGAG aAAACGGTACATCTGAATTTAGCTGAGGAATGCCTGGAGCACTTTCAGAAGGATGTGCAGAAACTGTGCAAAGTAGAGCAG GATCTTGCAGTGGGCAATGACGTTGAAGGGCAGAAGGTGAAGGACCCGATGAGGACGCTGCTTCCCGTGCtgctacccccctcccccaacgaTGACAAGAAAATCTCCGCCCATAACAGGATCCGAGCTGTGCTGCTCTACATATTCAGCCTTAACG GCACAACTGAGGAGAACCTGAGTAAACTGATTCAGCACGGGAAGATCGAGGACCAAAAGGAATACATTCTGAATTGGAAGGAGCTTGGAGTCCCCATCATTTCCTCT CCTAGCTTATTCTCATTCCGTAAGACGTCACGGAGGGACCACTCCCAAGAAGAGACGTATAATCTCTCTCGATGGACACCCGTCATTAAAGATGTGATGGAG GACGCTGTGGAGAATAAGTTGGACAGCAAGGAGTGGCCACATCTGTCTGAGTGTCCAGCAGCATGGAACGGGTCTGGAGCTGTGAG TGCTCGTCAGAAACACAAAGCCACCCAGGAAGAGCGCAGGAGCGGGGCCAGGCTCATCGTCTTTGTCATCGGAGGCATCAGCTACTCTGAGATGCGCTGCGCATACGAAGTGACAAAAGCGGTGAAATCCTGCGAGGTCATCATCG GCTCCTCCCACATTGTGACCCCCATCAGACTGCTGGATGACGTccagtccctgagcaagacccccaTGCAGAGCTTCACTATTACGGAAGAGTCGAGTCCGATGCCGACCTTCACAACTGAGAATGAGTCCACTGCGTGA
- the LOC133125810 gene encoding fibronectin type III domain-containing protein 7-like isoform X2 → MRPQSFQGSAKKSSERMQPRNFKMVMLFVLLGTCSQSAAQDDINLAIHTVTSKSLTVRWSKFLGASSYKITATPKNSPEPSAFAQFSENSVMGSVNSLTPNTIYIVEVEAVDIALHVLSSAELEEVTAPEVPTIEQAYSKQSDSITVEFSAVPGAGSYVLRAESTKGKFSETPVSASPGTMLHLQPYTDYILSVMSVNSGGMSQPSLPVEVKTVVAAPELNSTSSSNSTILLAWDGVEHAVLYTLCIIMEGSDTRVKLNTTNTSVAFTDLEAGTTYCIKGNAWDPHSIPGEDFTVCQTTRPPTPGSVQVMLTVDGSQDMAVHWESVHGADRYLALSTTGQNCTSSDSYCVISPLSCGQNHSITVTALNRAGPSGPSQPEDFLTFPCPPESIWVEEPVPGNCTVVWSVVPWVEYYKAFVKRDDGSEELCNTNSSTCNYHCQCGFTYFMNVFAYNQAGSSLPGHVLNYTTIPCCPDDVSIFLVSTETLEITWSPVRAAEVYETKAAGSSHLIHCNDTAPVCALSDLSCNTRYSVVVRPCSELRGCNNTCRPHSEETAPCTPEILSITQTNASSVNISWSAINREANYTVNIVGEMDSHTCHSTGTSCEISHLLCGSTYEVSAIASTSVGQSLPSYTLPLATGPCCPQVLKVTQVTQAMTNVTWSEGAGAQSYVTSLTSPRGNAKCHTLETHCLMGCITCGTNYTVSLEAISRAGHKSECTYHGFSSSACCPSSVKLYRMTNNTIRVYWHSSGNLNNYTADLFGANSNYTCTPPPGGNSCDVSEIMCGDVYTVVVAPLSQDGTKIKFCPKRMYSVSCSGSNVGMVIYRGKRSVN, encoded by the exons ATGAGACCTCAAAGTTTTCAGGGGTCTGCCAAAAAGAGCTCTGAAAGAATGCAACCCAGGAATTTCAAGATGGTTATGCTTTTTGTCTTACTTGGCACGTGCTCGCAG AGTGCTGCCCAAGACG ATATTAATTTAGCCATACACACGGTAACATCAAAAAGCTTGACGGTCCGGTGGAGTAAGTTCTTAGGTGCCAGCTCATACAAGATCACAGCAACTCCAAAGAATTCGCCTGAGCCGTCTGCCTTTGCCCAGTTCAGTGAAAATTCTGTGATGGGCTCTGTGAATTCACTGACTCCCAACACCATTTACATCGTGGAGGTGGAAGCCGTGGATATTGCTTTGCATGTCCTGAGTAGTGCAGAGCTTGAAGAGGTCACAG CACCTGAAGTGCCAACAATTGAGCAGGCATACTCGAAACAGAGCGACAGCATCACAGTGGAGTTCAGTGCCGTACCCGGGGCTGGCTCATATGTTCTGCGAGCGGAGTCTACGAAAGGGAAGTTCTCCGAAACTCCAGTGTCTGCTTCCCCAGGGACGATGCTCCACCTCCAACCATACACCGACTACATCCTCAGTGTCATGTCAGTCAACAGCGGAGGAATGAGCCAGCCTTCTCTGCCAGTGGAAGTAAAGACAG TGGTGGCTGCCCCTGAGCTCAACTCCACCTCTTCCAGTAACAGCACCATCCTCCTGGCCTGGGATGGGGTGGAGCATGCGGTGCTTTATACCCTGTGTATCATCATGGAGGGGTCTGATACTCGAGTCAAGCTCAACACCACCAACACATCTGTGGCTTTCACAGACCTGGAGGCAGGCACAACCTACTGCATTAAGGGAAATGCCTGGGACCCCCACAGTATACCAGGAGAGGACTTCACTGTCTGTCAGACCACAC GCCCTCCTACCCCAGGCTCGGTCCAGGTGATGCTGACTGTGGATGGCTCTCAGGACATGGCTGTACACTGGGAGAGCGTGCATGGAGCGGACCGCTACCTTGCTCTCAGCACCACTGGCCAGAACTGCACCTCCTCTGACAGCTACTGTGTCATCAGCCCCCTCAGCTGTGGTCAGAACCACTCCATCACAGTCACTGCCTTAAATCGGGCAGGGCCTAGCGGCCCCTCTCAACCAGAGGACTTCCTCACCT TTCCATGTCCTCCGGAGTCGATCTGGGTGGAGGAGCCGGTGCCGGGGAACTGCACGGTGGTGTGGAGCGTGGTGCCCTGGGTGGAGTACTACAAAGCCTTCGTGAAGAGGGACGACGGGAGTGAAGAGCTGTGCAACACCAACAGCAGCACCTGCAACTACCACTGCCAGTGTGGCTTCACCTACTTCATGAATGTCTTTGCCTACAACCAAGCAGGCTCCAGCCTGCCTGGCCATGTTCTCAACTACACCACCA TCCCTTGCTGCCCGGATGATGTATCCATATTCCTGGTGTCCACTGAAACCCTGGAGATCACGTGGTCGCCTGTCCGTGCGGCAGAGGTGTACGAGACCAAGGCGGCTGGCTCGTCTCACCTCATCCACTGCAATGATACAGCCCCTGTGTGCGCCCTCTCTGACCTCAGCTGTAACACCAGGTACAGTGTGGTGGTCCGGCCCTGCAGTGAGCTTAGAGGCTGCAACAACACCTGCAGACCTCACTCAGAGGAGACAG CTCCCTGCACACCTGAGATCCTCAGCATCACACAGACCAATGCGTCCAGTGTCAACATCTCCTGGAGCGCCATCAACAGGGAGGCAAACTACACAGTGAACATAGTGGGTGAGATGGACTCCCATACCTGCCACTCGACTGGAACTTCCTGCGAGATCTCCCATCTGCTGTGTGGCTCAACCTATGAGGTCAGCGCCATCGCCAGCACATCGGTAGGGCAGAGCCTACCCAGCTACACCCTCCCCCTGGCAACAG GGCCCTGTTGCCCTCAGGTCCTGAAGGTGACACAAGTGACTCAGGCTATGACTAACGTTACCTGGTCGGAGGGCGcaggagcacagtcatatgtcACCTCCCTGACATCACCAAGGGgcaatgccaaatgccatacGCTAGAGACCCACTGCCTGATGGGATGCATCACCTGCGGCACTAATTATACGGTGTCTCTGGAGGCCATCAGCAGGGCAGGGCATAAATCTGAGTGCACCTACCACGGCTTCTCTTCCA GTGCCTGCTGCCCCTCCAGCGTGAAGCTCTACAGGATGACCAACAATACCATCCGGGTGTACTGGCACTCCTCTGGCAATCTCAATAACTATACCGCTGACCTGTTTGGCGCAAACTCCAACTACACCTGCACCCCCCCGCCGGGTGGTAACTCCTGCGATGTTTCTGAGATTATGTGTGGGGATGTCTACACTGTTGTGGTTGCCCCATTGTCACAGGATGGCACAAAAATCAAGTTCTGTCCCAAAAGAATGTATTCTG TTTCCTGTTCTGGAAGCAATGTTGGAATGG TGATCTATCGAGGAAAAAGAAGTGTCAATTAG
- the LOC133125810 gene encoding fibronectin type III domain-containing protein 7-like isoform X1, whose translation MRPQSFQGSAKKSSERMQPRNFKMVMLFVLLGTCSQSAAQDDINLAIHTVTSKSLTVRWSKFLGASSYKITATPKNSPEPSAFAQFSENSVMGSVNSLTPNTIYIVEVEAVDIALHVLSSAELEEVTAPEVPTIEQAYSKQSDSITVEFSAVPGAGSYVLRAESTKGKFSETPVSASPGTMLHLQPYTDYILSVMSVNSGGMSQPSLPVEVKTVVAAPELNSTSSSNSTILLAWDGVEHAVLYTLCIIMEGSDTRVKLNTTNTSVAFTDLEAGTTYCIKGNAWDPHSIPGEDFTVCQTTRPPTPGSVQVMLTVDGSQDMAVHWESVHGADRYLALSTTGQNCTSSDSYCVISPLSCGQNHSITVTALNRAGPSGPSQPEDFLTFPCPPESIWVEEPVPGNCTVVWSVVPWVEYYKAFVKRDDGSEELCNTNSSTCNYHCQCGFTYFMNVFAYNQAGSSLPGHVLNYTTIPCCPDDVSIFLVSTETLEITWSPVRAAEVYETKAAGSSHLIHCNDTAPVCALSDLSCNTRYSVVVRPCSELRGCNNTCRPHSEETAPCTPEILSITQTNASSVNISWSAINREANYTVNIVGEMDSHTCHSTGTSCEISHLLCGSTYEVSAIASTSVGQSLPSYTLPLATGPCCPQVLKVTQVTQAMTNVTWSEGAGAQSYVTSLTSPRGNAKCHTLETHCLMGCITCGTNYTVSLEAISRAGHKSECTYHGFSSSACCPSSVKLYRMTNNTIRVYWHSSGNLNNYTADLFGANSNYTCTPPPGGNSCDVSEIMCGDVYTVVVAPLSQDGTKIKFCPKRMYSGKFFLLNNKATRIIKSCFRSSHPFEKTSCSVC comes from the exons ATGAGACCTCAAAGTTTTCAGGGGTCTGCCAAAAAGAGCTCTGAAAGAATGCAACCCAGGAATTTCAAGATGGTTATGCTTTTTGTCTTACTTGGCACGTGCTCGCAG AGTGCTGCCCAAGACG ATATTAATTTAGCCATACACACGGTAACATCAAAAAGCTTGACGGTCCGGTGGAGTAAGTTCTTAGGTGCCAGCTCATACAAGATCACAGCAACTCCAAAGAATTCGCCTGAGCCGTCTGCCTTTGCCCAGTTCAGTGAAAATTCTGTGATGGGCTCTGTGAATTCACTGACTCCCAACACCATTTACATCGTGGAGGTGGAAGCCGTGGATATTGCTTTGCATGTCCTGAGTAGTGCAGAGCTTGAAGAGGTCACAG CACCTGAAGTGCCAACAATTGAGCAGGCATACTCGAAACAGAGCGACAGCATCACAGTGGAGTTCAGTGCCGTACCCGGGGCTGGCTCATATGTTCTGCGAGCGGAGTCTACGAAAGGGAAGTTCTCCGAAACTCCAGTGTCTGCTTCCCCAGGGACGATGCTCCACCTCCAACCATACACCGACTACATCCTCAGTGTCATGTCAGTCAACAGCGGAGGAATGAGCCAGCCTTCTCTGCCAGTGGAAGTAAAGACAG TGGTGGCTGCCCCTGAGCTCAACTCCACCTCTTCCAGTAACAGCACCATCCTCCTGGCCTGGGATGGGGTGGAGCATGCGGTGCTTTATACCCTGTGTATCATCATGGAGGGGTCTGATACTCGAGTCAAGCTCAACACCACCAACACATCTGTGGCTTTCACAGACCTGGAGGCAGGCACAACCTACTGCATTAAGGGAAATGCCTGGGACCCCCACAGTATACCAGGAGAGGACTTCACTGTCTGTCAGACCACAC GCCCTCCTACCCCAGGCTCGGTCCAGGTGATGCTGACTGTGGATGGCTCTCAGGACATGGCTGTACACTGGGAGAGCGTGCATGGAGCGGACCGCTACCTTGCTCTCAGCACCACTGGCCAGAACTGCACCTCCTCTGACAGCTACTGTGTCATCAGCCCCCTCAGCTGTGGTCAGAACCACTCCATCACAGTCACTGCCTTAAATCGGGCAGGGCCTAGCGGCCCCTCTCAACCAGAGGACTTCCTCACCT TTCCATGTCCTCCGGAGTCGATCTGGGTGGAGGAGCCGGTGCCGGGGAACTGCACGGTGGTGTGGAGCGTGGTGCCCTGGGTGGAGTACTACAAAGCCTTCGTGAAGAGGGACGACGGGAGTGAAGAGCTGTGCAACACCAACAGCAGCACCTGCAACTACCACTGCCAGTGTGGCTTCACCTACTTCATGAATGTCTTTGCCTACAACCAAGCAGGCTCCAGCCTGCCTGGCCATGTTCTCAACTACACCACCA TCCCTTGCTGCCCGGATGATGTATCCATATTCCTGGTGTCCACTGAAACCCTGGAGATCACGTGGTCGCCTGTCCGTGCGGCAGAGGTGTACGAGACCAAGGCGGCTGGCTCGTCTCACCTCATCCACTGCAATGATACAGCCCCTGTGTGCGCCCTCTCTGACCTCAGCTGTAACACCAGGTACAGTGTGGTGGTCCGGCCCTGCAGTGAGCTTAGAGGCTGCAACAACACCTGCAGACCTCACTCAGAGGAGACAG CTCCCTGCACACCTGAGATCCTCAGCATCACACAGACCAATGCGTCCAGTGTCAACATCTCCTGGAGCGCCATCAACAGGGAGGCAAACTACACAGTGAACATAGTGGGTGAGATGGACTCCCATACCTGCCACTCGACTGGAACTTCCTGCGAGATCTCCCATCTGCTGTGTGGCTCAACCTATGAGGTCAGCGCCATCGCCAGCACATCGGTAGGGCAGAGCCTACCCAGCTACACCCTCCCCCTGGCAACAG GGCCCTGTTGCCCTCAGGTCCTGAAGGTGACACAAGTGACTCAGGCTATGACTAACGTTACCTGGTCGGAGGGCGcaggagcacagtcatatgtcACCTCCCTGACATCACCAAGGGgcaatgccaaatgccatacGCTAGAGACCCACTGCCTGATGGGATGCATCACCTGCGGCACTAATTATACGGTGTCTCTGGAGGCCATCAGCAGGGCAGGGCATAAATCTGAGTGCACCTACCACGGCTTCTCTTCCA GTGCCTGCTGCCCCTCCAGCGTGAAGCTCTACAGGATGACCAACAATACCATCCGGGTGTACTGGCACTCCTCTGGCAATCTCAATAACTATACCGCTGACCTGTTTGGCGCAAACTCCAACTACACCTGCACCCCCCCGCCGGGTGGTAACTCCTGCGATGTTTCTGAGATTATGTGTGGGGATGTCTACACTGTTGTGGTTGCCCCATTGTCACAGGATGGCACAAAAATCAAGTTCTGTCCCAAAAGAATGTATTCTGGTAAATTCTTTCTCCTCAACAACAAAGCAACAAGAATAATAAAGAGCTGCTTTAGAAGTAGTCATCCATTTGAAAAGACTTCCTGCAGCGTGTGCTAG